The following are from one region of the Cynocephalus volans isolate mCynVol1 chromosome 17, mCynVol1.pri, whole genome shotgun sequence genome:
- the LOC134366206 gene encoding alpha-1-acid glycoprotein 2-like, which translates to MTLPWALAILSLLPLLEAQKLPCANLTAAPITNATLERISGKWFYIASAFRNPEYKQEAQAIQADFFYFTANLTEDTVLLREYQTKGDKCIYNSSYLKVQRENGSLSKYEWGRENFGYLVLLQDPRTFIFTAYPEDKQNQGLSFYTDKPEATQEQLEVFHEAMACMGMQKSEAIYTDWKKDQCGPLEKQHDEERKKKTEES; encoded by the exons ATGACGCTACCCTGGGCCCTTGCAATCCTGAGCCTCCTGCCTCTGCTGGAGGCCCAGAAGCTGCCATGTGCCAACCTGACGGCAGCACCTATCACCAATGCCACCCTGGAACGG ATCTCTGGCAAGTGGTTTTATATCGCCTCGGCCTTTCGAAATCCCGAGTACAAGCAGGAGGCTCAAGCGATCCAAGCGGACTTCTTTTACTTCACTGCCAACCTGACAGAAGACACTGTACTGCTCAGAGAATACCAGACCAA AGGGGACAAGTGTATCTATAACTCCAGCTACCTGAAGGTCCAGCGAGAAAATGGGTCCCTCTCCAAATATG AATGGGGCAGAGAAAATTTCGGCTACTTGGTGCTCCTCCAGGACCCGAGGACCTTCATATTTACCGCCTACCCAGAAGACAAGCAGAACCAGGGACTGTCCTTCTACA CTGACAAGCCGGAGGCAACCCAGGAGCAGCTGGAAGTGTTCCATGAAGCTATGGCATGTATGGGCATGCAGAAGTCAGAAGCCATCTACACAGACTGGAAAAAG GATCAGTGCGGGCCGCTGGAGAAGCAGCACGatgaggagaggaagaagaaaacagaggagtcCTAG